In the Bacteroidota bacterium genome, one interval contains:
- a CDS encoding nucleotidyl transferase AbiEii/AbiGii toxin family protein: MLFKNTVEIETLFLIEELMQEPLLDNFRLVGGTALSLMRGHRTSDDIDLFTDTDFNQEEIKNLFKTKYSKGRLDIQEYSFGFTFYYTDYENNHDVKIDVMNFSTDPFLEEYTIIDSIRMATLKDIAAMKLNAVKSRRTKKDFIDIYYLLDDFSLEEMLEFNHQRFVFEEYKDALIGMANISEADSDPMPKMFSEITWKDVKEKIISEVELYHKNNIENR, encoded by the coding sequence ATGTTATTCAAAAACACTGTAGAGATAGAAACATTATTTCTAATTGAAGAGTTAATGCAAGAACCTTTACTTGATAATTTCAGACTAGTAGGGGGTACTGCATTATCTTTAATGAGAGGGCATAGAACCTCGGATGATATTGATTTATTTACAGATACAGACTTCAATCAAGAAGAAATAAAAAATCTCTTTAAAACTAAATACAGTAAGGGTAGACTAGATATTCAGGAATATTCATTTGGATTTACTTTTTATTATACTGATTATGAAAATAATCATGATGTAAAAATAGATGTTATGAATTTCTCTACAGATCCATTCTTAGAAGAATATACAATAATTGATAGCATAAGAATGGCCACTTTGAAAGATATTGCTGCCATGAAATTAAACGCAGTAAAATCAAGAAGAACTAAAAAAGATTTTATTGATATTTATTATTTACTTGACGATTTTAGCCTAGAAGAAATGTTAGAGTTTAATCATCAAAGATTTGTATTTGAAGAGTATAAAGATGCTCTAATAGGAATGGCAAATATATCAGAGGCTGATAGTGATCCTATGCCTAAGATGTTCTCAGAAATAACCTGGAAAGATGTAAAAGAAAAGATCATTTCTGAAGTAGAGTTATATCATAAGAATAACATAGAAAATAGATAA